One genomic region from Yarrowia lipolytica chromosome 1C, complete sequence encodes:
- a CDS encoding uncharacterized protein (Compare to YALI0C04620g, similar to Saccharomyces cerevisiae TIF4632 (YGL049C) and TIF4631 (YGR162W); ancestral locus Anc_4.56, weakly similar to uniprot|P39936 Saccharomyces cerevisiae YGL049c TIF4632 mRNA cap-binding protein (eIF4F) 130K subunit), whose product MSYTYNNGAYSPRNNQPGTPNQGQQHMAYSPAAMYNGGYGYVDMTQMQGQYYPPQEGMSPGAQYAQPYGSPHHTHSPLTIMDPVTHRPIVTPGSNTGTPTGPNATLASPKPNSPRVAHRRTDSSNPAGDSIKANFMAQVLAAKAKKEAAEKGTEKKEEVKEEKKEEPKPETKPEEEVKKEEPKKEEPKKEEPKKEEPKKEEPKEDQKEEVKEELKETPKEDAKPVEAEKPKEDVKEEAKPVEAEKPAETKLEEESSAPAQEEKVEKKVEIVEPPKEPSAEGEPTEDASESTPNPVEKIAETMRLKKRFAHSWNNATPLTAEEITTKVTYPESVTKSLMEVSPAPTFRYSLDFLLQFQPLVTEQPPSGLEGAKAITEDCKGSKAPRASSRGSGGGPNQQMGSFSNFGRGGPGGPSGRGMPRMGSSSNMRGDHGGHHQSHRGGDRGDREGGGRSTRNNSSRNRRNPSNRERYPPQGANQEIIEYVPPPPKSENSWAAKRLAAKKETSTPPPAESEPAEEETPRIPPDVVQKKVNSMLNKMTLEKFDKISDQILEIASQSKHEHDGRTLRQVLELTFAKATDEAHWASMYARFCKKTMVTVDPDIYDDDVKDKNGEYVRGGALYRKYLLNRCQDEFEKGWEDKLPTNEDGSPMDPDNATPEYDKAVVAKRRGLGLMVFIGELFMLNMLSENIMRSCLTRLISPKDGASEETIESLCKLTSTVGLRMDQSPNSKEFMDMFFQRLTDTKNSGTLPSRLKFKILDLLEMRAGGWKQSNDQGPKTISEIQDEAAAAKEKQQQQQDRDRSHRGGNRRSGHPMGGRSESYRGGNERDRNTNSLNTGDLKQFGKIRSDSSNTFGPPSSMMGRGGSNASRNSSQTSLQQQGRQNSSSPGIPLSKDSSRASSKRGNIFEHLMGDGEGEEEN is encoded by the coding sequence ATGTCTTACACCTATAACAACGGGGCTTATTCGCCTCGAAACAACCAGCCTGGAACGCCCAACCAGGGCCAACAACACATGGCCTACTCTCCCGCCGCCATGTACAACGGAGGCTACGGCTACGTGGACATGACCCAGATGCAGGGTCAGTACTACCCTCCCCAGGAGGGCATGTCCCCCGGCGCCCAGTACGCCCAGCCCTACGGCTCTCCCCATCACACCCATTCGCCCCTGACCATCATGGACCCCGTCACTCACAGACCCATTGTGACTCCCGGTAGCAACACCGGAACGCCCACGGGTCCCAACGCCACTCTGGCTTCTCCCAAGCCTAACTCTCCGCGGGTTGCCCACCGACGAACCGATTCGTCCAACCCTGCCGGCGACTCCATCAAGGCCAACTTCATGGCCCAGGTGCTTGCTGCCAAAGCCAaaaaggaggctgctgagaagggcactgagaagaaggaggaggtgaaggaagagaagaaagaggAGCCCAAGCCTGAGACCAagcctgaggaggaggtcaagaaggaagagcccaagaaggaagagcccaagaaggaagagcccaagaaggaagagcccaagaaggaagagcccaaggaggatcagaaagaagaggtgaaggaggagctcaaggagacccccaaggaggatgcCAAGCCCGTGGAGGCtgagaagcccaaggaggatgtTAAGGAAGAGGCTAAGCCCGTTGAGGCCGAGAAGCCCGCCGAGACTAAgcttgaggaggagtcttCCGCCCCTGCTCAGGAAGAGAaggtcgagaagaaggtcgAGATTGTCGAGCCTCCCAAGGAGCCCTCCGCCGAGGGAGAGCCCACCGAAGACGCCTCCGAGTCCACTCCTAATCCTGTCGAGAAGATCGCCGAGACTATGCGACTCAAGAAGCGATTCGCTCACTCGTGGAACAATGCCACACCACTAACCGCCGAAGAAATCACTACCAAGGTCACCTACCCCGAGTCCGTGACCAAGTCTCTCATGGAGGTGTCTCCCGCCCCTACATTCCGATACAGCCTGGACTTCCTGCTGCAGTTCCAGCCTCTGGTTACCGAGCAGCCCCCCAGTGGTCTGGAGGGTGCTAAGGCTATCACTGAGGATTGCAAGGGCTCCAAGGCACCCCGAGCCTCCAGCCGAGGCTCTGGTGGTGGCCCCAACCAGCAGATGggctccttctccaactttggacgaggaggcccCGGAGGACCCAGTGGACGAGGTATGCCCCGAATGGGATCTTCTTCTAACATGCGAGGCGATCACGGTGGCCATCACCAGAGCCACCGAGGCGGCGACCGAGGTGACCGAGAGGGCGGAGGACGATCCACTCgaaacaacagcagcagaaaccGTCGAAATCCCAGCAACAGAGAGCGATACCCTCCCCAGGGCGCCAACCAGGAGATCATTGAGTACGTGCCTCCCCCTCCCAAGAGTGAGAACTCGTGGGCCGCCAAGCGATtggctgccaagaaggaaactagtactcctcctcctgccgAGAGCGAGCCcgctgaagaagagacTCCCCGAATTCCTCCCGATGTGGTtcagaagaaggtcaaCTCCATGCTTAACAAGATGACgctggagaagtttgaCAAGATTTCGGACCAGATTCTGGAGATTGCATCCCAGTCCAAGCACGAGCACGACGGCCGAACGCTGCGTCAGGTGCTTGAGCTCACGTTCGCCAAGGCCACCGATGAGGCTCACTGGGCGTCCATGTACGCTCGGTTCTGCAAGAAGACTATGGTCACTGTTGATCCTGATATTTATGATGACGAcgtcaaggacaagaacggCGAGTACGTGCGAGGTGGAGCTCTGTACCGAAAGTACCTGCTCAACAGATGCCAGGATGAGTTTGAGAAGGGATGGGAAGATAAGCTGCCCACCAATGAGGATGGTTCTCCCATGGACCCCGATAACGCCACTCCCGAGTATGACAAGGCCGTGGTTGCCAAGCGACGAGGCCTTGGTCTCATGGTGTTCATCGGTGAGCTGTTTATGCTTAACATGTTGTCCGAGAACATTATGCGAAGCTGTCTCACTCGACTCATTTCGCCCAAGGATGGAGCCTCTGAGGAGACCATTGAGTCTCTGTGCAAGCTAACTTCTACCGTGGGTCTGCGTATGGATCAGTCGcccaactccaaggagTTCATGGACATGTTTTTCCAGCGACTTACCGATACCAAGAACAGTGGCACTCTGCCGTCGCGTCTTAAGTTCAAGattctggatcttctggaGATGCGAGCTGGCGGCTGGAAGCAGTCCAACGACCAGGGTCCGAAGACTATCTCCGAGATCCAGGACGAGGCTGCCGcagccaaggagaagcagcagcagcagcaggacCGAGACCGCTCCCACCGAGGCGGAAACCGACGAAGCGGACACCCCATGGGTGGTCGATCCGAGTCGTACCGTGGCGGTAACGAGCGGGACCGAAACACAAACTCGCTCAACACTGGCGATCTTAAGCAGTTTGGTAAGATCCGATCTGATTCTTCCAACACGTTTGGTCCTCCCTCGTCTATGATGGGTCGGGGCGGCTCCAACGCGTCGCGAAACTCGTCCCAGACCTcgctgcagcagcagggccGACAGAACAGCTCTTCCCCGGGCATTCCTCTGTCCAAGGACTCGTCACGAGCATCTTCTAAGCGTGGCAACATTTTCGAGCATCTGATGGGTGAcggagagggagaggaggagaactag
- a CDS encoding uncharacterized protein (Converted to coding from non-coding YALI0C04686g, similar to uniprot|Q9P702 Neurospora crassa Probable sugar transporter), whose translation MSLAITNMKNWLYPKQSREVKTSFVGLRGQTLHHYVATVAGMGFLLFGYDQGVMGGLLTLPTFIKQFPKMDTSSYLPPKVKSFNTTVQGTAVGIYEIGCMIGALFTMWGGDKLGRRYIIFYGSIIMTIGAILQCASYSLGQFITGRVISGIGNGFITATVPMLQSECAKPEKRGKLVMLEGALITAGIALSYWIDFGFYWVRTNDADWRFPVAFQIVFCLFLMFTVLTLPESPRWLVKKLRFEEAAGVFAALEDVDIDDPYVVSQVTYVKESIMLEQLAQMGVEGTAARQKILYGEFQMGAELPFL comes from the coding sequence ATGTCGCTGGCTATCACCAACATGAAAAACTGGCTCTATCCGAAACAATCCCGAGAAGTCAAGACTTCTTTTGTTGGCCTTCGAGGTCAAACTCTGCACCATTACGTCGCTACAGTGGCAGGTATGGGCTTTCTGCTCTTCGGTTATGATCAAGGAGTAATGGGAGGTCTACTCACGCTGCCTACTTTCATTAAGCAGTTCCCAAAAATGGATACTTCATCTTACCTGCCTCCCAAAGTCAAGTCTTTCAACACTACTGTTCAGGGAACAGCTGTGGGTATCTACGAAATTGGATGTATGATAGGGGCTCTTTTTACCATGTGGGGAGGAGACAAATTGGGTCGTCGATATATCATCTTCTACGGTTCGATTATCATGACTATCGGAGCTATTCTTCAGTGTGCTTCATACTCCTTAGGTCAATTCATTACTGGCCGTGTGATTTCTGGCATTGGAAACGGGTTTATTACTGCCACCGTTCCTATGCTCCAATCTGAATGCGCTAAACCGGAGAAGAGAGGAAAgctggtgatgttggaaGGAGCTCTCATCACTGCAGGTATTGCCCTTTCGTATTGGATCGACTTTGGTTTTTACTGGGTTCGAACGAATGATGCTGACTGGCGCTTTCCAGTGGCTTTCCAGATTGTCTTCTGTTTGTTTCTGATGTTTACAGTCTTGACCTTACCGGAGTCTCCTCGATGGTTGGTGAAGAAACTGCGATTCGAAGAAGCCGCCGGGGTCTTTGCAGCCCTTGAAGATGTGGATATTGATGATCCATACGTTGTCAGTCAAGTGACATACGTGAAGGAGTCCATCATGTTAGAGCAACTTGCTCAAATGGGAGTTGAAGGTACCGCAGCTAGGCAAAAGATTCTTTATGGAGAATTCCAGATGGGTGCGGAGCTTCCGTTTCTCTAG
- a CDS encoding uncharacterized protein (Converted to coding from non-coding YALI0C04686g, similar to uniprot|Q9P702 Neurospora crassa Probable sugar transporter), with translation MKLMFTFGKKKNFHRTMLAYWNQVMQQITGINLITYYAAYIYETSVGMNATDSRILAACNGTEYFLASWIAFYTIERFGRRKLMIFGAIGQAATMAILTGCVYAASTPEDGGLNKPRAGIAAAVFLFVFNTFFAVGWLGMTWLYPAEISSLEIRAPANGLSTSGNWVFNFMVVMITPVAFDTIKWKTYIIFACINAAMVPVVYFLYPETAGRSLEEIDQIFADSNPRTPWDVVWIAHRLPRHTVADDYLEERVFEEDKHVTAHSETASEEVGAPDRVSGTDKEIERSANNTTQPA, from the coding sequence ATGAAACTCATGTTTACTTTCGGTaaaaagaagaacttcCATCGAACTATGCTCGCTTATTGGAACCAGGTGATGCAGCAGATTACAGGCATTAACCTCATCACCTACTATGCTGCGTACATCTACGAGACGTCAGTAGGTATGAACGCTACCGATTCTCGAATTCTTGCGGCCTGCAATGGAACCGAGTACTTCCTCGCTTCTTGGATTGCCTTCTACACCATCGAAAGATTTGGTCGACGAAAGTTGATGATTTTTGGAGCCATTGGACAAGCAGCAACCATGGCTATTCTAACAGGATGTGTCTATGCTGCATCTACTCCTGAAGACGGGGGCTTAAATAAACCCAGAGCTGGAATTGCGGCAGCGGTTTTCTTGTTCGTCTTCAACACCTTCTTTGCAGTCGGTTGGCTCGGAATGACATGGCTTTACCCTGCTGAAATCAGTTCTTTGGAAATCAGAGCACCCGCCAACGGTCTTTCCACGTCAGGTAACTGGGTCTTCAATTTCATGGTGGTCATGATCACCCCGGTGGCTTTCGATACAATCAAGTGGAAAACGTACATCATTTTCGCCTGTATCAACGCAGCTATGGTTCCTGTGGTGTACTTCCTCTATCCCGAGACAGCTGGCCgatctctggaggagattgatcAGATTTTCGCCGACTCCAATCCCAGAACTCCTTGGGATGTTGTGTGGATTGCCCACCGGCTTCCTCGCCACACCGTGGCAGATGACTATCTTGAAGAGCGAGTGTTTGAAGAAGACAAGCATGTTACTGCTCATTCTGAGACAGCCTCTGAGGAAGTCGGGGCGCCTGACAGGGTTTCTGGAACAGATAAAGAGATTGAGAGGAGTGCCAATAACACTACTCAGCCAGCTTAA
- a CDS encoding uncharacterized protein (Compare to YALI0C04730g, similar to uniprot|Q9P702 Neurospora crassa Probable sugar transporter), whose translation MGYKLQPLQLQPQAHIHFQSLLHTTTNMNWLVPSKSGEVKTSFMGFRGQRLHHYVATVAGMGFLLFGYDQGVMGGLLTLPSFVKQFPKMDTSDYLPPDVKSFNTTIQGTAIAIYEIGCMMGALFTMWGGDKVGRRYIIFYGSIIMTIGAVLQCASYSLGMFITGRVVSGVGNGFITATVPMLQSECAKPEKRGKLVMLEGALITAGIALSYWIDFGFYWVKANDADWRFPVAFQIVFCLFLFFTVLTIPESPRWLVKKGRFEEAAGVFAALEDVDIEDPYVVTQITYVKESIMLEQLAQLGIDGPAAREKIAAGEFSMGEELPFLSQMKLMFTFGKKKNFHRTMLAYWSQVMQQITGINLITYYAAYIYETSVGMTPTNSRILAACNGTEYFLASWIAFYTIERFGRRKLMIFGAAGQAATMAILTGCVYAASSPADGGLDNQSAGVAAAVFLFVFNTFFAIGWLGMSWLYPAEISSLEIRAPANGLSTSGNWVFNFMVVMITPVAFDTIKWKTYIIFAVINAAMVPVVYFFYPETAGRSLEEIDQIFADSNPKTPWDVVWIARRLPKSTAVDHNLVEPRILLEEKTALETVESVSPTPSDQEETRHV comes from the coding sequence ATGGGCTACAAGCTGCAACCACTACAACTGCAACCACAAGCACATATACATTTCCAATCACTGCtacacacaaccaccaacatGAACTGGTTAGTACCGTCCAAGTCAGGCGAGGTCAAAACCTCGTTCATGGGCTTCAGAGGCCAAAGACTCCATCACTATGTTGCGACTGTCGCAGGCATGGGTTTTCTACTCTTTGGATACGACCAGGGAGTCATGGGAGGTCTTCTTACTCTTCCCTCCTTTGTCAAGCAGTTCCCCAAGATGGACACTTCTGACTATCTACCGCCGGATGTCAAGTccttcaacaccaccatccAAGGCACAGCAATTGCCATCTACGAGATCGGGTGCATGATGGGGGCTCTATTCACCATGTGGGGAGGAGACAAGGTCGGTAGACGGTACATCATCTTCTACGGATCAATCATCATGACCATTGGAGCCGTTCTACAATGTGCCTCATACTCTTTGGGCATGTTCATTACAGGCCGTGTCGTCTCGGGTGTCGGTAACGGATTCATCACCGCAACAGTCCCCATGCTCCAGTCTGAGTGTGCGAAACCAGAGAAACGAGGCAAACTCGTCATGTTGGAAGGAGCTCTTATCACCGCCGGTATCGCTCTTTCATACTGGATCGATTTCGGCTTCTATTGGGTCAAGGCCAACGACGCTGACTGGCGGTTCCCTGTCGCATTCCAAATTGTCTtctgtctctttctcttcttcaccgTTCTTACTATCCCCGAATCTCCAAGGTGGTTGGTCAAAAAGGGGCGATTCGAAGAAGCAGCCGGAGTCTTTGCTGCCCTCGAAGATGTGGACATTGAAGACCCCTACGTTGTCACCCAGATCACATACGTCAAAGAATCCATCATGCTGGAACAATTGGCTCAGTTGGGTATTGATGGACCTGCTGCTCGTGAGAAGATTGCAGCAGGCGAGTTTTCAATGGGTGAGGAACTGCCCTTCCTGTCCCAGATGAAACTCATGTTCACCTttggcaagaagaagaattTCCACCGAACCATGCTGGCCTACTGGAGTCAGGTCATGCAACAAATCACAGGTATCAATCTCATCACATACTATGCGGCGTACATCTATGAGACGTCTGTCGGCATGACCCCTACTAATTCTCGAATTCTCGCTGCTTGTAACGGTACCGAATACTTCCTAGCCTCTTGGATCGCCTTCTACACCATCGAGCGGTTCGGACGTCGAAAACTCATGATTTTcggagctgctggtcaGGCAGCTACTATGGCTATTCTCACAGGATGTGTCTACGCTGCATCTTCACCGGCAGACGGAGGACTCGACAATCAGAGCGCCggtgttgctgctgccgtcTTCCTTTTCGTCTTCAACACCTTCTTTGCCATTGGTTGGCTGGGCATGTCGTGGCTGTATCCTGCCGAGATCAGTTCCTTGGAGATTCGAGCTCCCGCCAACGGCCTTTCCACCTCTGGAAACTGGGTCTTCAACTTCATGGTCGTCATGATCACCCCCGTGGCCTTCGACACTATCAAGTGGAAGACCTACATCATCTTTGCCGTCATCAACGCAGCCATGGTTCCAGTCGTCTACTTCTTCTATCCCGAGACTGCCGGTCGGTCTCTGGAAGAGATTGACCAGATCTTTGCCGactccaaccccaagacACCCTGGGACGTTGTCTGGATCGCCAGACGGCTCCCTAAGAGCACTGCTGTCGACCACAACCTCGTTGAGCCTCGAATCTTGCTCGAAGAGAAGACTGCCCTTGAGACGGTCGAGTCTGTTTCCCCCACTCCTTCTGATCAAGAGGAAACCAGACATGTTtaa
- a CDS encoding uncharacterized protein (Compare to YALI0C04774g, similar to uniprot|Q9C1M3 Emericella nidulans Septin cdc11p), which yields MDLPSPNAPFRGMQRVASSSLLRHKKVLKKGTKFSLLVCGPGGSGRATFVNALIDSQLGESGDKVKQLIHRTEVAPEEAHIEPGITLEPWTETLYDEEGGALSITFVDTPGFGDNINNEVVFPELLGFIERQYDNVLAEENRIRRNPKFRDDRVHVLLYFIEATGHGLRELDVELMRQMSTRANVIPILAKADTLTPSELAENKRLIMEDIEYHQIPIYNFPYDPEEDDETIEQNSHLRSLLPFAVIGSNEVAVVNGKRCLVRTYPWGSVDIEDPRFSDFAVLRNVLLGSHLEDLKEATHSILYENYRTKKLSTNDSPLIDQSATPDMSEESFVAREERLRAEEARFKEIEEKVQREIAQKKRELLERERELREIEARLKNELVVEE from the exons ATGGATCTTCCGTCGCCCAACGCGCCCTTTCGAGGCATGCAGCGTGTTGCCAGCAGTTCTTTG CTCCGACACAAAAAAGTCCTGAAAAAAGGGACCAAATTCTCCCTCCTGGTCTGCGGCcctggaggctctggtCGAGCGACCTTCGTTAACGCCCTGATAGACTCACAACTTGGCGAATCCGGCGACAAGGTAAAACAGCTTATCCACCGAACCGAAGTAGCACCCGAAGAAGCTCATATCGAACCAGGTATCACTCTCGAGCCCTGGACTGAGACCCtctacgacgaggagggTGGAGCGCTGTCAATCACGTTTGTTGACACTCCCGGTTTTGGagacaacatcaacaacgaAGTAGTGTTCCCCGAGCTGCTAGGTTTCATTGAGCGTCAATACGACAATGTGCTTGCGGAAGAGAATCGAATCCGTCGAAACCCCAAGTTCCGAGACGATCGAGTCCACGTACTTCTCTACTTCATTGAGGCGACTGGACACGGTCTGCGGGAGCTGGACGTGGAGCTCATGCGTCAGATGAGTACACGGGCCAACGTGATCCCCATTCtcgccaaggccgacaCTCTGACACCCTCCGAGCTAGCTGAAAACAAACGGCTCATCATGGAGGACATTGAGTACCACCAGATCCCCATCTACAACTTCCCTTACGACcctgaggaggatgatgagACCATTGAGCAGAACTCCCACCTGCGTTCCCTGCTTCCGTTTGCCGTGATTGGCTCCAACGAGGTCGCTGTGGTCAACGGCAAGCGATGTCTTGTTCGAACATACCCCTGGGGCTCTGTGGACATCGAGGATCCCCGTTTCTCCGACTTTGCCGTGCTTCGAAACGTGCTGCTGGGCTCGCATCTTGAagacctcaaggaggccaccCACTCGATTCTGTATGAAAACTACCGAACCAAAAAGCTGTCGACCAACGACTCGCCGCTCATCGACCAGTCTGCGACCCCCGACATGTCAGAGGAGTCGTTTGTGGCCCGAGAGGAACGTCTGCGAGCCGAGGAGGCGCGATTCAAAGAGATTGAAGAAAAGGTGCAGAGAGAGAttgcccagaagaagcgcGAGCTGCTTGAACGAGAGCGGGAGTTGCGGGAGATTGAGGCAAGGCTCAAGAACGAGTTGGTTGTGGAGGAGTAG
- a CDS encoding uncharacterized protein (Compare to YALI0C04796g, weakly similar to uniprot|P46996 Saccharomyces cerevisiae YJL163c), whose amino-acid sequence MDTHGITDTVDELTRQNLESDECQPLLPPEETCDEESDCPDSILKPKYAKMPYAKRPSPTVLIVAFAIYATAIIAWSLMSINVLINLVCQREYGSESSNSGTAGSLISILAAPIVENPALCQTPLVQKKTARFQIVMETVQSLVAMITVTRLGELSDRIGRKPLLLWCGVCTVLNALIWLPCVLFGWHYYTLVAGSFFTGLSGSVPMLMAMNHSYATDVVRSKHRAKVFGYMHGAIFAGAALGPFAVGRITRSWGIVAAMGFSLSLQMVFLGIIFFLVPESRSKLKRKYSTHFKRVNSRSRLAGSSGRNNSGVFADDTSGVRDPNKNKVRISIVEEASQSAPDLRTPDFSGNHSSGNSDSDSGKKGRVSKSVAAVKEHFESLSILSFSNRSRSTRINAWIILSIDAFMYCSQVGVVGLLVLYSGFRFKWGTEQTGNMISLMGLSKVLAVMLFMPVVMGILNRVFVTRLNHIDMTDLFVIRLGMIVNCMGWFGVATATSGTLFLIAVASMSLSSTASPTLQSALVKYIDRKDTGRLLGALALLHHICSLLAPIVFTSIYTLTVDTRPELCFYIVSGIFASMFVATLFISHPSDDE is encoded by the coding sequence ATGGACACACACGGAATAACCGACACGGTGGACGAGCTGACCCGTCAGAACCTCGAATCGGACGAGTGCCagcctcttcttcctcccGAAGAAACCTGCGATGAAGAGAGCGACTGTCCGGACTCTATTCTCAAGCCCAAGTACGCCAAAATGCCCTACGCAAAGCGACCTAGCCCAACGGTGCTCATCGTCGCCTTTGCCATTTACGCTACTGCCATCATTGCCTGGAGTTTGATGAGTATCAATGTGCTGATCAACCTTGTATGTCAGCGAGAATACGGCAGcgagagcagcaacagcggCACCGCCGGCAGTCTGATCTCCATTCTGGCCGCTCCCATTGTCGAGAACCCGGCTCTATGCCAAACCCCACTAGTGCAGAAGAAAACTGCCCGGTTCCAAATCGTCATGGAGACTGTGCAGAGTCTTGTTGCCATGATCACCGTCACACGACTGGGCGAGCTGTCCGACCGAATTGGCCGAAAGCCGCTACTTTTGTGGTGTGGAGTGTGCACCGTTTTGAACGCTCTCATCTGGCTCCCCTGTGTGCTGTTTGGATGGCATTACTACACTCTGGTTGCtggctccttcttcacGGGTCTATCTGGCTCAGTGCCCATGCTCATGGCCATGAACCACTCCTATGCTACAGATGTGGTTCGCTCCAAGCACCGAGCAAAGGTGTTTGGATACATGCACGGAGCCATCTTTGCCGGAGCAGCTCTCGGTCCGTTCGCGGTAGGCCGAATCACCCGAAGCTGGGGAATTGTCGCCGCCATGGGCTTCTCGCTGTCGCTACAgatggtcttcttgggtatcatcttcttccttGTTCCCGAGTCACGTTCTAAACTCAAGCGAAAGTACTCCACTCACTTCAAACGAGTCAACAGTAGAAGTCGACTGGCAGGATCCAGTGGACGAAACAACTCGGGAGTGTTTGCTGACGATACTTCTGGAGTACGAGATcccaacaagaacaaggtgCGTATCTCCATTGTCGAGGAGGCCTCTCAATCTGCTCCTGATCTGAGAACTCCTGACTTCAGCGGTAATCATAGCAGCGGTAACAGCGACAGTGACTCTGGCAAGAAGGGCAGGGTTTCCAagtctgtggctgctgtcAAAGAGCACTTCGAGTCTCTGTCCATTCTATCCTTCTCCAACCGGTCTCGATCTACTCGAATCAACGCCTGGATCATTCTGTCCATTGACGCGTTCATGTACTGCTCGCAGGTTGGAGTGGTGGGTCTGCTAGTGCTCTATTCTGGCTTCCGATTCAAATGGGGAACCGAGCAGACTGGAAACATGATCAGTCTCATGGGTCTTTCCAAGGTCCTGGCTGTCATGCTGTTCATGCCCGTGGTGATGGGCATTCTGAACCGAGTGTTTGTAACCCGTCTGAACCATATTGACATGACCGACCTGTTTGTCATTCGTCTGGGTATGATTGTGAACTGTATGGGTTGGTTTGGAGTGGCCACGGCCACGTCAGGCACGCTCTTTTTGATCGCTGTGGCCTCCATGTCTCTTTCTTCCACTGCCTCCCCCACTCTACAGAGTGCTCTGGTGAAGTATATTGACAGAAAGGACACAGGCCGGCTTCTGGGAGCGCTGGCACTACTGCATCACATTTGCTCGCTGCTGGCACCCATTGTGTTCACCAGTATCTACACTCTCACGGTTGACACGCGCCCCGAGCTTTGCTTCTACATTGTCAGTGGCATTTTCGCCTCCATGTTCGTTGCCACCTTGTTCATTAGTCATCCCAGCGATGATGAGTAG